A genomic stretch from Falco cherrug isolate bFalChe1 chromosome 1, bFalChe1.pri, whole genome shotgun sequence includes:
- the LOC102053856 gene encoding C-X-C motif chemokine 2-like, which yields MRALAGVGTGAPALLALLLLLVMSHSACAAILEVNGNLNCRCVKTASGYISPKRYESIEIRPVGSTCRRTEIIIKLQASGKVCVDPDAPWVKKLLKRIASTKKK from the exons ATGCGAGcgctggctggggtggggacaGGAGCCCCCGCGCTCctggcgctgctgctgctgctggtgatgtCCCACTCAGCCTGTGCAG CCATCCTGGAGGTGAACGGAAACCTGAACTGTAGGTGTGTAAAGACAGCTTCAGGCTACATCAGCCCCAAGAGGTACGAGAGCATCGAGATAAGACCTGTGGGCAGCACCTGCAGGCGCACAGAGATCAT AATTAAATTACAAGCCTCCGGGAAGGTGTGCGTAGATCCTGATGCCCCTTGGGTAAAGAAACTGCTGAAGCGTATTGCTAGCAC gaagaaaaaataa
- the LOC102053683 gene encoding C-X-C motif chemokine 13 — protein MAARVALLLGVLLVTHRPGGAALLEANGNLSCRCAKTTRTFIPPWKYSSIEVRPVGSSCWRQEVMIKLKSRERVCVDPDTPWVKKLLQDLANLRKKEAPH, from the exons ATGGCTGCGCGggtggccctgctgctgggggtgctgctggtgaCCCACCGCCCTGGGGGTGCAG ctctcctgGAAGCCAATGGCAACCTGAGCTGCCGCTGTGCCAAGACCACCAGGACCTTCATCCCCCCATGGAAATACAGCAGCATCGAGGTCCGGCCagtggggagcagctgctggcgcCAAGAGGTGAT GATCAAGCTAAAAAGCCGGGAGAGAGTCTGTGTGGATCCTGACACCCCTTGGGTGAAGAAACTCCTGCAGGACCTCGCAAACCT gaggaagaaagaggctCCCCACTGA
- the LOC129736221 gene encoding C-X-C motif chemokine 2-like, with protein sequence MGLLPAALALALLMSNLVPGCGLSLESLLTNMRCKCIKSTAQIINLGLILAIDVTPPGIHCRRKEVILTLKKNKKVCVAPEAPWIQLLIHKLTQRNTIKKARPRRKAEWLAGGAEQWCQPPRSPPAPYLPLSGHSNK encoded by the exons ATGGGGCTGCTGCCGGCAGcgctggccctggccctgctcaTGAGCAACTTGGTGCCGGGGTGCG GTCTGTCGCTGGAAAGCCTGCTGACCAACATGCGGTGCAAGTGCATCAAATCGACCGCCCAGATCATCAACTTGGGGCTGATCCTCGCCATCGACGTTACACCGCCGGGTATTCACTGTAGGAGGAAGGAGGTCAT CCtcactctgaagaaaaataagaaggtGTGTGTGGCCCCAGAGGCACCCTGGATCCAGCTGCTCATCCACAAGCTAACGCAGAG GAACACCATCAAGAAGGCCCGGCCACGGCGCAAGGCGGAGTGGTTggctgggggagcagagcagtggtGCCAGCCCCCtcgcagcccccctgccccatatCTCCCTCTGTCCGGACACAGTAATAAATAA